One genomic segment of Intestinimonas butyriciproducens includes these proteins:
- a CDS encoding carbohydrate ABC transporter permease, with protein sequence MLVVLLLLLYPVMSSIFYSFTNKNLIKPAYSFVGFENYAKILTDPVFWAAFWTNIKWTAASLLGQLLVGFTGALALNRIRHAAGVYRTCLIIPWAFPSIVLAFSWKWILNGVSGFLPNFLVQVGLCATPPQFLSSAGLVFPTLVFVNIWFGAPLIMVNILSALQTVPKDQYEAAQLDGASAWQSFIHITVPHIRMVVGLLVVLRTIWVFNSFDIIYLITGGGPANLTQTVPIYAYNLGWGLKQLGRSSAVTVLLLLFLLVVCALYFRLLNKWEKEGE encoded by the coding sequence ATGCTGGTGGTGCTGCTTCTGCTGCTCTATCCGGTGATGTCCAGCATCTTCTACAGCTTTACCAACAAGAATCTTATCAAACCGGCCTATTCTTTTGTCGGGTTTGAAAATTATGCAAAAATCCTCACAGATCCGGTCTTCTGGGCGGCGTTTTGGACCAATATCAAGTGGACGGCGGCATCCTTGCTGGGGCAGCTTCTGGTCGGATTTACCGGTGCCTTGGCACTCAACCGCATCCGCCATGCGGCAGGGGTCTACCGCACATGCCTCATTATACCCTGGGCTTTTCCCTCCATCGTTTTAGCCTTTTCCTGGAAATGGATTTTAAACGGTGTCTCCGGCTTCCTGCCGAATTTTTTGGTCCAGGTTGGCCTTTGTGCCACGCCGCCGCAGTTTTTAAGCAGCGCTGGGCTTGTCTTCCCAACTTTGGTTTTTGTAAACATCTGGTTTGGCGCGCCACTGATTATGGTCAACATCCTCTCTGCCCTCCAAACAGTACCCAAGGACCAATATGAGGCGGCGCAGCTGGATGGAGCCTCAGCCTGGCAGTCTTTTATCCATATCACGGTTCCACATATCCGTATGGTGGTCGGGCTCCTGGTGGTGCTGCGCACCATCTGGGTCTTCAACAGCTTTGATATCATCTACCTCATCACTGGCGGCGGCCCTGCCAACCTGACGCAGACCGTGCCCATTTACGCCTACAACCTTGGCTGGGGGCTGAAGCAACTGGGCCGTTCCTCCGCGGTGACGGTACTGCTGCTACTCTTCCTGCTGGTGGTGTGCGCCCTGTACTTCCGCCTGCTGAATAAATGGGAAAAGGAGGGTGAATGA